A genomic segment from Gilvibacter sp. SZ-19 encodes:
- a CDS encoding VCBS repeat-containing protein — translation MKYSGFILFALAACLQSCDNSPSIASIERPLATTVNADNTETTFLELLNPASTGISFKNGIVETEYKNHRSYTQIYNGGGVAVGDLNGDDLPDLYFAGNSVDDKLYFNQGNFKFKEVTVEAGIANYVAGWSFGVSMVDINSDGLLDIYVCKAGPYSNQQYLANRLFINKGDGTFSEEAAAYGLDIKNYSVQAAFLDYDLDGDLDMYLANHPVPGSDKKNPKNFASYVKAINDGVLRTDNFYENENGKFVEKTDAAGLVNYGYKNAIGVGDLNKDGYPDMYVSTDFGEPDLYYVNNGDKTFSNKVRESMKHITYYSMGSDVVDVNNDGMLDIYVTDMTPDDHVRSKTFMPSMDTDKFNAFVRFGFHHQYMLNSLQLNNGDNSFSELGQFAGIAKTDWSWAPLFFDIDLDGKKDLFVTNGIKENLNDNDIKEKVFSQQDALQRPLSLQEYLELVPSDVTPNQVFKNKGELKFADVSAAWVDNANFNSNGAAYADLDRDGDLDMILNNMDAEAAIYRNNSPSGQSGNSLMLDLEGPKGNAFGLGAKVTATLDDQIVYYEHYPSRGYLSSVDYTAVLGIGKAATVNSLEVVWPDGKVQTLNDIPANSRLKLAYGGASSVTTSPEQPEALLAKLDPQQTGLNFYHKEDRFNDFRKQVLLPYSQSQNGPFSAQADVDGDGLTDIFVGGAAGSPAALYMQQPDGSFKANQTSGWLQDAPYEDTGAVFLDYDGDGDMDLYVASGGAAAPEGDALYQDRLYENNGAGVFKRTQGVLPVETTSNQVVLAEDVDADGDTDLFVAGRVIPDKYPYAPESRLLINQNGRFQNITQPDLKRVGLVTSAVFSDYDGDGDKDLIIVGEWSPVQFFANNQGTFRKQNFKGFEDSNGLWFAIQEADLDGDGDMDYLLGNLGTNSKMTAKEDKPFHVFCDDFDNNGTYDIVFSKDYKGKLVPMRGRECSSEQMPFILDKFTNFQSFANASLGEIIGEDKLASALHYSIKDFHHMALINEGGGSFTRVELPRMTQVAPIMDFEVVDLNGDGTQEIIAVGNLYPTEVETTRYDASRGAVMQFKDGKFHMLAEAESGLAGGGDAKDVDLITLANGERRLLVTNNNGPLEVYRLNQP, via the coding sequence ATGAAGTACTCCGGCTTTATCCTATTTGCTCTGGCGGCCTGCCTGCAGAGCTGTGATAATTCACCCAGCATTGCCAGTATTGAGCGTCCATTGGCCACTACGGTCAATGCCGACAATACAGAAACCACCTTTTTAGAACTGCTCAACCCGGCAAGTACCGGGATCAGCTTTAAGAATGGTATCGTAGAAACGGAATACAAGAATCACCGTTCCTATACACAGATATACAATGGAGGAGGAGTTGCCGTAGGAGATCTCAACGGCGACGATCTGCCCGATCTCTATTTCGCTGGAAACTCCGTAGATGACAAACTGTACTTCAACCAAGGGAACTTTAAGTTTAAGGAAGTGACCGTAGAAGCTGGAATTGCCAATTATGTAGCCGGTTGGTCCTTTGGGGTGAGTATGGTAGATATCAATTCAGATGGGCTATTGGATATCTATGTCTGTAAGGCGGGGCCTTATTCAAATCAGCAATATTTGGCGAACCGCCTGTTTATTAACAAGGGAGATGGCACATTTAGCGAGGAGGCTGCAGCCTACGGTTTAGACATTAAGAACTACAGTGTTCAGGCGGCCTTTTTAGATTATGATCTGGACGGAGACTTGGATATGTATTTGGCCAATCACCCCGTGCCCGGATCGGACAAAAAGAATCCGAAGAACTTTGCCAGCTATGTCAAAGCGATCAACGATGGGGTGCTTAGAACCGATAATTTCTACGAGAACGAAAACGGAAAATTTGTAGAAAAGACCGATGCTGCTGGCCTGGTCAATTACGGTTATAAAAACGCAATCGGTGTAGGAGACCTAAATAAAGACGGATATCCGGACATGTATGTCTCTACGGATTTTGGAGAGCCCGACCTCTACTATGTGAACAATGGCGATAAGACCTTTAGCAACAAGGTTCGCGAAAGCATGAAACACATTACTTATTACAGTATGGGTAGTGATGTGGTCGATGTGAATAACGACGGTATGTTAGATATCTACGTAACCGATATGACACCAGACGATCACGTGCGTTCCAAGACCTTTATGCCAAGCATGGATACCGATAAATTCAACGCCTTTGTACGCTTTGGGTTTCACCATCAGTACATGCTGAACTCTTTACAGCTCAACAATGGCGACAACAGTTTTAGTGAATTGGGGCAATTTGCCGGGATCGCTAAAACCGATTGGAGCTGGGCCCCACTTTTCTTCGATATTGATCTTGACGGTAAAAAAGATCTCTTTGTAACCAACGGAATTAAAGAAAACCTGAACGATAACGATATAAAAGAGAAGGTCTTTAGTCAGCAAGACGCTTTGCAAAGACCGCTATCGCTGCAAGAATATTTAGAATTGGTTCCTTCTGATGTGACGCCGAACCAAGTCTTTAAAAACAAAGGCGAACTCAAGTTTGCCGACGTTTCTGCCGCCTGGGTAGACAATGCCAATTTCAATTCTAATGGCGCGGCTTATGCAGACCTGGACAGAGATGGAGATCTAGACATGATCTTAAATAATATGGATGCCGAGGCTGCCATATATAGAAACAACAGTCCTAGCGGTCAAAGTGGAAATTCTTTAATGTTGGATCTCGAAGGGCCCAAAGGGAATGCCTTTGGTCTAGGGGCAAAGGTTACCGCTACCCTTGACGATCAGATCGTGTATTACGAGCATTATCCCTCTAGAGGCTATTTGTCTTCTGTAGATTATACGGCGGTGCTTGGAATTGGTAAGGCTGCAACCGTAAATAGTTTAGAGGTGGTTTGGCCCGATGGAAAAGTGCAGACCCTAAACGATATTCCTGCCAATAGCAGGCTTAAATTAGCCTACGGCGGAGCTTCTAGTGTGACTACTTCGCCAGAGCAGCCAGAGGCCTTGTTGGCCAAATTGGATCCGCAGCAAACGGGATTGAATTTTTATCATAAAGAAGACCGCTTCAACGATTTTAGAAAACAAGTACTGCTGCCGTATTCGCAGTCTCAGAACGGACCTTTCTCTGCGCAGGCAGATGTCGATGGAGACGGCTTAACCGATATTTTCGTAGGAGGTGCCGCCGGCAGTCCGGCAGCTTTATACATGCAGCAGCCCGATGGCAGTTTTAAAGCCAATCAAACTTCAGGTTGGTTACAAGATGCTCCATATGAAGATACTGGTGCGGTCTTTTTAGATTACGATGGCGATGGCGATATGGACCTCTATGTTGCCAGCGGGGGAGCAGCGGCTCCAGAGGGCGATGCCCTTTATCAAGACAGGCTTTACGAAAATAATGGTGCGGGTGTATTTAAGCGCACGCAGGGAGTCTTGCCGGTTGAAACAACGAGTAATCAGGTAGTTTTGGCAGAAGACGTAGATGCCGATGGCGATACCGATCTCTTTGTGGCGGGCCGAGTAATTCCGGATAAGTATCCATATGCTCCGGAGTCGCGATTACTGATCAATCAAAACGGGCGTTTTCAAAACATCACCCAGCCAGACTTGAAGCGTGTTGGACTGGTGACCAGTGCTGTCTTTTCAGATTACGACGGTGATGGGGACAAGGATCTGATCATAGTAGGAGAGTGGAGCCCTGTGCAGTTCTTTGCCAATAATCAAGGTACATTCCGCAAGCAAAATTTTAAAGGATTCGAGGATTCGAACGGCCTTTGGTTTGCCATACAAGAGGCAGACCTAGACGGCGACGGCGATATGGATTACCTTTTGGGGAACCTCGGTACTAATTCCAAAATGACGGCCAAAGAAGATAAACCATTCCATGTCTTTTGTGACGATTTTGACAATAATGGCACCTACGACATTGTCTTCTCTAAAGATTATAAAGGCAAGCTAGTGCCTATGCGAGGACGCGAATGCTCCTCGGAGCAGATGCCGTTCATCTTAGACAAATTCACCAACTTCCAATCTTTTGCGAATGCTTCTTTGGGAGAGATCATAGGAGAAGATAAATTGGCCTCAGCCCTGCATTACAGCATTAAAGATTTCCATCATATGGCGCTCATTAACGAAGGTGGTGGGTCTTTTACCCGTGTCGAATTACCTAGAATGACCCAAGTGGCACCTATTATGGACTTTGAAGTGGTAGACTTAAATGGAGATGGTACTCAAGAGATCATAGCTGTGGGGAACTTGTATCCAACAGAAGTAGAGACCACTCGTTATGATGCTTCTCGTGGCGCGGTGATGCAGTTCAAGGACGGAAAATTCCATATGCTCGCAGAGGCTGAGTCTGGCTTGGCCGGAGGTGGCGACGCCAAAGATGTGGATCTGATCACACTGGCCAATGGCGAGCGTCGTCTGTTGGTGACCAACAACAATGGGCCATTAGAGGTATATCGTCTGAATCAGCCTTAG